Within the Natranaeroarchaeum sulfidigenes genome, the region GCTGTTCGGCTTTCCACTCAGCTCGCGCTTCGATCTCGCGTTTGCCGCGTCGGGTCGGTACGTACGCGTTCGTCCGCCGGTCCTGCTGGTGTTTCTCGACGAGTCCCTTGTCGACGAGTTCGTCGAGGTTCGGATAGAGTCGACCCGCGTTGATATCGGACTCGTAGTACTCTTCGAGTTCGTCCATCACGGCAAGACCCTTCGGCTCGTCGAGTCCCGCAATGACGTACAGGCAGTCGCGCTGGAAGGCTGTCAGATCGAACATGCTGTTTAGTACA harbors:
- a CDS encoding helix-turn-helix transcriptional regulator codes for the protein MFDLTAFQRDCLYVIAGLDEPKGLAVMDELEEYYESDINAGRLYPNLDELVDKGLVEKHQQDRRTNAYVPTRRGKREIEARAEWKAEQLEAEAEPPADD